In one window of Skermanella rosea DNA:
- a CDS encoding response regulator, protein MPISATTPPHAPKAARRILVVEDETLVAMDLEDMLMSIGCEVVGPVAKVARGLTLAREEPLDGAILDINVAGELVYPIAEILDARGIALVFASGYDRGLSVPAHLADYPRIRKPYTIQDIERSVDGFTRSG, encoded by the coding sequence ATGCCGATCTCCGCGACGACACCGCCCCACGCCCCGAAAGCCGCGCGCCGCATCCTCGTGGTGGAGGACGAGACCCTGGTGGCCATGGATCTCGAGGATATGCTGATGTCGATCGGCTGCGAAGTGGTCGGCCCGGTCGCCAAGGTCGCCCGCGGCCTGACCCTGGCCCGCGAGGAGCCGCTGGACGGCGCCATCCTCGACATCAACGTGGCCGGCGAACTGGTCTATCCCATCGCGGAGATCCTGGACGCCCGGGGCATTGCCCTGGTCTTCGCCTCCGGATATGACCGAGGCCTCAGCGTTCCGGCCCATCTGGCGGACTATCCACGGATCCGGAAGCCCTACACGATCCAGGACATCGAGCGGTCGGTCGACGGCTTCACCCGAAGCGGTTGA
- a CDS encoding PAS domain-containing sensor histidine kinase, with the protein MISVSRSLFASTRPRGGLGDPACDRMDGPALERAGRRRALKVTIAYALAAAFWILLSDALLNLLFGNAASLVLSLSQTVKGLTFILITSLLLHALIRHIGSAARAEVVLRQDQARLLVMLENMPVLVAALDEEGRLALWNREAERITGYSAAEAIGNPQLLSQLLPDPDYRRATAATFRRADLCCRDWERQITCKDGQVRTIAISCIARDFPIADYPGGWGIGVDVTARRARERELAEARDALEHARAEAEAASRAKSDFLALVSHELRTPLTAVIGFADVMRAEYFGPLGSPRYHDYCRDIETSGRHLLSLIDGILEFAKTETGRYVLTEKEIDLPALASGAVQLLGDRPSRKGISLTVRMDRHMRVRGDEMALTQVLVNLLGNAVKYTPPGGCVELSAAPDGFGGLALVVADTGIGIPSAELATVLEPFSQASNAGRTGESGSGLGLSIVRTLVDLHGGLLSVDSHLDAGTRVTVRLPAERVLPFP; encoded by the coding sequence ATGATCAGCGTAAGTCGTTCCCTTTTCGCTTCCACCCGTCCCCGCGGCGGTCTCGGCGATCCCGCCTGCGACCGGATGGATGGCCCGGCGCTTGAACGGGCCGGACGGCGCCGGGCGCTCAAGGTGACCATCGCCTACGCGCTCGCCGCCGCCTTCTGGATCCTGCTGTCCGACGCCCTGCTGAACCTGTTGTTCGGGAACGCCGCGTCCCTGGTCCTGTCCCTGTCGCAGACCGTCAAGGGCCTGACCTTCATCCTGATCACGTCGCTGCTGCTCCACGCGCTGATCCGGCATATCGGGTCCGCCGCGCGCGCCGAAGTCGTCCTGCGCCAGGATCAGGCGCGTCTCCTGGTCATGCTGGAGAACATGCCGGTGCTGGTGGCAGCCTTGGACGAGGAGGGACGGCTCGCCCTCTGGAACCGGGAGGCGGAGCGGATCACCGGCTACAGCGCCGCGGAGGCGATCGGCAACCCCCAGCTCCTGTCGCAGCTGCTGCCCGATCCCGACTACCGCCGGGCGACGGCGGCCACCTTCCGCCGCGCCGACCTGTGCTGCCGCGACTGGGAGCGGCAGATCACCTGCAAGGACGGGCAGGTGCGCACCATCGCGATCTCCTGCATCGCGCGTGATTTTCCCATCGCCGACTATCCCGGCGGCTGGGGGATCGGCGTCGACGTGACCGCGCGCCGCGCGCGGGAGCGGGAGCTTGCCGAAGCCCGCGACGCGCTGGAACACGCCCGCGCCGAAGCGGAAGCGGCGAGCCGCGCGAAGTCCGATTTCCTCGCCCTGGTCAGCCACGAGCTGCGCACCCCGCTGACAGCCGTGATCGGCTTCGCCGACGTGATGCGGGCGGAGTATTTCGGCCCCTTGGGCTCGCCCCGCTACCATGATTATTGCCGCGACATCGAAACCAGCGGACGTCACCTGCTCAGCCTGATCGACGGCATCCTCGAGTTCGCCAAGACCGAGACCGGCCGCTACGTGCTCACCGAGAAGGAGATCGACCTGCCGGCCCTGGCGAGCGGTGCCGTCCAGCTGCTCGGCGACCGGCCGTCCAGGAAAGGCATTTCCCTGACCGTCAGGATGGACCGGCACATGCGGGTCCGGGGCGACGAGATGGCGCTGACCCAGGTCCTGGTCAACCTGCTGGGCAACGCGGTCAAGTACACGCCCCCGGGCGGGTGCGTCGAGCTGTCGGCCGCCCCCGACGGGTTCGGCGGGCTGGCGCTCGTGGTCGCCGACACCGGTATCGGCATCCCGTCGGCGGAACTGGCCACCGTCCTGGAACCGTTCAGCCAGGCGAGCAACGCGGGCAGGACGGGCGAGAGCGGGTCCGGGCTGGGGCTGTCGATCGTGCGAACCCTGGTCGACCTGCACGGCGGCCTCCTGTCGGTCGACAGTCACCTGGATGCCGGCACGCGGGTGACAGTCCGCCTTCCGGCGGAGCGGGTGCTCCCTTTCCCCTGA
- a CDS encoding Bax inhibitor-1/YccA family protein → MANGMFNRYATPGRAVDQAQYDEGLRQHMLSVYNYMMVGLGVTGVVAFATAMLAASNPAFAQALYGSPLKWVVMLAPLGFVFFLSAKIHSMSMSTAQMTFWAFAAVMGLSLSSIFLVFTGASIARVFFITAATFGGMSLWGYTTKRDLSGMGSFLMMGLIGIIIASVVNIFIGSTALQFAVSVIGVLVFTGLTAYDTQRIKEEYSEGYGSESLGKMALMGALSLYLNFINLFTMLLSLFGNRE, encoded by the coding sequence ATGGCAAACGGCATGTTCAATCGGTACGCGACCCCCGGCCGCGCGGTCGATCAGGCCCAGTACGACGAAGGCCTGCGTCAGCACATGCTGAGCGTGTACAACTATATGATGGTTGGCCTCGGCGTGACCGGCGTGGTGGCCTTCGCGACGGCCATGCTGGCTGCCTCCAACCCGGCCTTCGCGCAGGCGCTCTACGGCTCGCCGCTGAAGTGGGTGGTCATGCTGGCCCCGCTCGGCTTCGTGTTCTTCCTGTCGGCGAAGATCCACTCCATGTCGATGTCGACGGCGCAGATGACCTTCTGGGCCTTCGCCGCGGTCATGGGCCTGTCGCTCTCGTCGATCTTCCTGGTGTTCACCGGCGCCAGCATCGCGCGGGTGTTCTTCATCACGGCGGCGACCTTCGGCGGCATGAGCCTGTGGGGCTACACGACCAAGCGCGACCTGTCGGGCATGGGCTCGTTCCTGATGATGGGCCTGATCGGCATCATCATCGCCAGCGTGGTCAACATCTTCATCGGTTCGACCGCCCTGCAGTTCGCCGTGTCGGTCATCGGCGTCCTGGTCTTCACCGGCCTGACCGCCTATGACACGCAGCGCATCAAGGAAGAGTACAGCGAAGGCTACGGCTCCGAGTCGCTCGGCAAGATGGCCCTGATGGGCGCCCTGTCGCTGTACCTGAACTTCATCAACCTCTTCACGATGCTGCTGTCGCTCTTCGGCAACCGCGAATAA